ttgagttcttccatagttttaatttattcaaatatcattaataaacaaagaattaACCTAGTTGTTAGTGTAACTTTCTCTAGTTTTGCCTTTCTGTAACATTGAGTGTTTAGTTAAGATTTAATGGAgtcttttaatttgaattaagttTTATGaagactttaattttaaaatgtttatactgAAATGTTTATACTTTGCCTTTTATTGTCAGTTACTTCTAAAATAAACTTTGTcatatacttatttttgttttttgtcttgaAAGAACCTAATTCAGGATTAAAATGGAACGATTTGTAGTAACAGCACCACCTGCCCGAAACCGTTCTAAGACTGCTTTGTATGTGACACCCCTGGATCGTGTCACTGAGTTTGGAGGTGAGCTTCACGAAGATGGAGGAAAACTCTTCTGCACTTCTTGCAATGTGGTTCTGAATCATGTTCGCAAGTCTGCAATCAGTGACCACCTCAAGTCAAAGACCCATACCAAGAGGAAGGCAGAATTTGAAGAGCAGAATGTGAGAAAGAAGCAGAGGCCCCTAACTGCATCTCTTCAGTGCAACAGTACTGCGCAAACAGAGAAAGTCAGTGTTATCCAGGACTTTGTGAAAATGTGCCTGGAAGCCAACATCCCCCTTGAGAAGGCCGATCACCCAGCAGTCCGTGCTTTCCTGTCTCGCCATGTGAAGAATGGAGGCTCCATACCTAAGTCAGACCAGCTGAGGAGAGCATATCTGCCTGATGGATATGAGAATGAGAATCAGCTCCTCAACTCACAAGATTGTTGACAAGGAGGTTACCACCGTTGTGATCAAGATAATAATGTGGAGTATTAAAGTTATGTGTTGATTGTGtggttcatttttatatttatttcatttaaaatcatgTGATGCAGAATAGTTTTGCAATGTGTATATAGttgcaggcaaaaaaaaaagaaagaaaaaaaacctcactGCAAAACTtactattaattaattttagtcaCCAATGGTATAAAGCAAAACTTAGGTATAAGAGTGTGCTAGGATACCTGAAGTCTGATGGTTATCTTTAAAATTGATGGTTTTTCTCCTGAAATGTTTGTGCATGAAAGAACAGCCCTGCTTTTTTAACCCTGTTGCCATATATGATTATTCCTTGTGAGATTACTTAATTATTTGGATTGATGACTAGCCTAGGAAATTGAAGCTGCTGCCAGGCAACACCACTTACAGTAacttaaagaaattatttctgattAGAGGATCCTCTTCAAAATGGAAGAGATGGTGGGAAACTGTTCTTATATCTTCAGATCCCTAGTAGAAACGATTGTTTATTTTGAAcagttttatttgtatatgaaatACTTACCTAAGTACCCTTCAATTCCTCATTCTTTTCTCCCCCCTTTTTCAGGCTTGTATTTAGTTAGCAGCTTCTAGTGACCAAAAGactaaaatctttcttttaatgTCAGTGCCAAAAAAAATATTGGGGATTTTGCAGTGACAAGATTTTAGTCTCTTATTATAAACACAAACTTTTGAACCATAGCTTTCATTTTAAGCATCATCTTAAATTTGTCTTGGTGTCACTTCAGGACTGATGTTTTAATTTAAACTGGTAGATATTTCGTGGTtgagtttcctttttttatgGAGAATTAGTAGTAACTTTTTGGCTGacagataaataataaagaaattgctttctacacttttaatttttccataaaattttataagagttTATTTAGGTAAATAGACTAGACTAGAAACAAGTTTACTTACTTTCGTTTTTATCTGCTTTGCCTCTGGTGGTATAAggtttttaaacatgaatggtaAACAATTGTCTAGGAAAATCTGGTGAGACTTTGTAGTGGAGATCTAGCAGTATCCTGCATAGCTGTTTGGGTGAGGAAATAATCAGTTCTGTTAAAGGTCAACCATGTTCAGAAAATGATCTCTTCCTGAACCTCACTGTCCTATAGGATTGTCAGAGTACTGTAGCCCAGCTAAGTTCTCTCCATCAGAGATCcaaattatagtttttaaaaatttaacagctGAAAACTTGAACCAGAGCTTTATTAAAAATTGTTAGTTGTTTGAAAAcattcaagttaaaaatattgataaaatttatttctattacaaAGCAGTGACAAATGATGCCCTATGTTACTTTTAGAGGGAGTTATCTTTGAGGTCATTTTTACCatatatcttcatttaaaaaaagaaaaaaacaaagtgagtAAGAAAATACTAAACATcttaaatgtcttaaaaatttAAGTTCCTAATTCAAATGGTCAGAGTGGCTAtctaatattaaattttcttttcatttttaaaagcctgCTACCAAAATCACTTTGTCAaaatttgaacttttaatttttctcatgtttGGTTATGTTAAAGTAGCACAATAAATGCTTAGAGTAGTGCTCTTATTGGTAAAGCACATACACAAGGAGACCAGCAGCAAAACAACCAAAATGTGTTTTGCTTTTACTTCTTGAAAAGAATTTGCAGGCAACCatgtttaatttgaattttttaatatggtagAAGATCTAAGAAGCTAGGAAAATAATTGAGTTATCTAGAACATtttcagaatacaaaaataaatttatatatacaatcATTCCAATTTTTTGAAACTCCTTGTGATTTAGACTACTCCCTGTTGTTTGGGTATTATTTGCACTACTATTAACTATGTAGTGGAAGACCAAATTAGACCCCAGCAAACTGACTGATGTTACACTAGAAAAATCAGTAATTCACATTTGAGTTTCTAGCAGTTATTTCTTATTTGATGATAATTTAGGTCCTGTGTATTTTATTGTGTTCTTTCAGGCTCCTGACTGTTCCCACATTCACTGTATCTAGGGACTTAGTCCATTCTGTTAAGATTATATCATGTCCTTAGAAGACTTTTCCATCCTAAAGTGGGGGGAAGGGGTAATATTAGTGTTTCTTTACTGATTATGAACCGTTCATTCCCTGAAACTGGTTAACTTTGTCTTGTGGTTAAATAAGAATGATTGTTTTAGCCTGCTCAAACTGATAAAGATCCATGAAACCATGATTGGCATATGTTAGGTAACAAATGAGAATGTCCAAGAGGCTCTGGAGGTAGAGTGAACATGTGTACAGAAGCTTTCAATCTTAACTATATAGTGTTAGTGTGATGCTATCCTATTGGAAAAATAGcaacttttttctgttttataagttGTATGCATAAACATAAGATTTGTAATGTTTCATTTATAAACTGCCTTCAACACATGCTTACATGTCAGTAGTATTTTCCCAAAGTATGGTAGTATGTCTTCCAGAATCTCACTATATGCTTACAGTAAATAGTTCCTAGCTTGttgaaatgttgaacatttaatTGGTTTCTTTTTGATTATATGGGGCATATAACAAGCCTGAAGGACATTGTAATCATTTTTACAGGGTGAAAATTCAGAAAGATTTTGTATGAGAGCCTATATATATAGTTACTTTATCCATTATCATCTTTgattaaggctttttttttctccctcaaatGCTACTTCCAGTTAATGCATTTGACCTACCGAATTTTCAGGGACCAGCAAACCTTAAAAAAGTTCTGCATCTTACCTGTTGTAATCACCTAAGTATCAGTTTGGGATTATTCtgaagtattaattttttaaaagctattttaagtACAATTGGTAAGATGGCCACTCTGAAAGTTCCGTGTTAAAACTTTTGCCTAAAagaatttgtgtgtgtatctTAATGGAAAATACCtacaagcaaaataaaatttaagatggCCCAAAACAAAAGCCACAGTTTACCATTGATGCTTAGTCTTTGTAAGGGCTCTCTGTTTTGACTCACTTCAACTGCCATTTAATGAGGGCAGATAACCTTTAAACATGTTAATTTGATTGATTTACATGGAAGGTTAGTtctgtaatttcatttaaaatattacctaAAATTGCTTTAGCTTCTGGTCAGCACTGATTAAAATGTGAATAGTCAAGTGGCTCTTTTAAACCTTGGTTTATATCAACCCTTACTATCATAGATTTCTGAGGTAAATACAGTTCTTATCTAGTGGTATTTTACTTGTATCCGGAATActgtattaattaaaattttactatgttaatttttgtattcctgtgcttattttttgttgttgttttgcttatGCATGTATCCTTAGTATAAATGTATTGCTTTTTAATGAGGTTTTGTCTTTGtgacttttagaaataaatttcaaaaagttgtTTCAGAAGGTTTTGGaagcacattttattttgcaaGCCAATGACAAATATAGTTCATAATTTCAAAAAATCAACAGATTTTATTAATTGACTTATTTTTCTCCCAGTTAAATCTTCCCTTTTTAGTTTTAGTCCTTATATTTATTATGTCAAACCACACATCATAGCTACAGACCTTTTTTACCCAAAATAATACAGGTAAGATTTAAAATTAACCAGTGCTTTAGTAGGaaacatttcaattctcttttTAGGAATGGTGATTAGAAAACAAAGGGCTTCATTTgcatcttagaaaaaaaaatttttgatttttgaaagatCTGCTTTATTTTGACCACTTGAATtaggaaatttttcaaaagaaatttgagGGGGTAGTGGGTATttccaggggttgaactcagaggcactcaaccactgagccatattcccagccctattttatatttaaatagagacagggtctcactgaattgcttagtgccctgcttttgctgaggctggttttgaagtcaagattctcctgcctcagcctccctagccctgctggaattataggcatgcacctc
This window of the Ictidomys tridecemlineatus isolate mIctTri1 chromosome 3, mIctTri1.hap1, whole genome shotgun sequence genome carries:
- the Cggbp1 gene encoding CGG triplet repeat-binding protein 1; amino-acid sequence: MERFVVTAPPARNRSKTALYVTPLDRVTEFGGELHEDGGKLFCTSCNVVLNHVRKSAISDHLKSKTHTKRKAEFEEQNVRKKQRPLTASLQCNSTAQTEKVSVIQDFVKMCLEANIPLEKADHPAVRAFLSRHVKNGGSIPKSDQLRRAYLPDGYENENQLLNSQDC